The following nucleotide sequence is from Aspergillus luchuensis IFO 4308 DNA, chromosome 1, nearly complete sequence.
agtaaataatgaTAACCTTTCATGTACTTATCGGGCTGAGAAGTAGCAGGAAAATTTGATGACCTCGAGAGAGTTTCTATATCCAGTATGTCATAAAATGGATATAGACCAATTGATCAGGCTTCTGTGTAAATTCACTCATCATAGTCACTTTCTGACTGTATGATATTGTCCTATTGCAGGACAGTAAGTATGTTGGGTGAAACCAACGTGTCAGACCGCTACTACGTACTCTTTCCACTATGCAACCGCAGCCCGGGTAATAACctaacaccaacaccaacaccaacaccatctacatctacactACCATAGAAAGCACACCAATATAGCGAATCAATCATATTCCACCATAATTAATTCTCAATCTCCcacccttcctttcttaACATActtgcatgcatgcatcgcTCATGAAAAGAAATCACAAACAAATCACAgtcaaaaaataaatcaacATGCacagatcatcatcacatcaaaTGGCGTCATCAAAGCTAAGAATTCATCATGCCTGAGCATTCGTCACCCAGCATACCATTCCGAAGTTAAAAGAGTGGATTGACCCCTCTTTTCATATCATTCTTCCTTAAATCCATCCGGTCCCCCGGTTCTTTGTCCGGtggtctctcttcttcttcttctttcctcccgaTGGTGGCCCGTAAGGACAACCTGTCCTATCCTGACCTGACTCGACCTACACGCGCATGGCAAATTGCTTCAGATACAAGTAATCGGCCATGTTGGCGTCAACGGTCTGTCGGATGAGGTCTGCTGCCTCTGGGCCGTATTTCTTGCGCCATTCGGCGTCCCATTCTTCCTCTGTCTTGACGGCATGGGgctgttgggtggtggtggtgttagtgactaactactacttctttcaTAGCATATAGACAAGGGGCACAGATGAAAGCTGTGTAGGGTCTACTGATAACTTACATGCTTTCTAGCAACCAGACCCTTCGACTCGATCGCATCGTTGTGGAAGCCGCGCCACTTCTCGAACTTTTCCCGAGCGACCTGGTGGTCTTCGTCGGTATCCCAGCACAGCATGTCCGGGGTATATTCGATGCCCACGCTACGACAGAAAGCCTCGATCATGGCCGCCGGCTTCTGCAACATGTCGTCGGCGTCGACGACACAGATCTCCGCTCCGGATTCGTACCCGTTGAGGCCGTTCGTCACCGGTCGGAGTTTGTTGTCGATGTCGTCGGCGTCACGCTCCTGTGTGGCAATGTGGGGGCCTACCAGGCGCACGCTACGCAGGTAGTCAAAGGTGCGACGCAGCTCGTCGTACCCGGCCTCGGAGGGATCATAGTTGTGGAAGCCCGTCACCTGGTCGAGGGGCGGGATGGTGCAGCGGAAGTAGGAGGGGACACTGTGGTGGGGATCGCGGATGAGGAAGGCAAAATGGAACTGGGAGAGGATCTCCGTGGGCATCACGGTGGGATTGCCAGGCTCGGCTGCCGTGTCGTACGGGTACGGCTCCCGAGTGGTGGCCGGTTTCACCGGCGTG
It contains:
- a CDS encoding uncharacterized protein (COG:S;~EggNog:ENOG410PH3C;~InterPro:IPR027417) — protein: MSQKPIFVATHPRACSTAFERVFMTRRDTIQCIHEPFGDAFYYGPERLSARFADDEQARLESGFSQSTFQTVLARIEREASEGKRIFMKDIMHYLLPPYGKPASIAPSLNRIKRGVGTESNGETAPLSAVGANGTNGHHAQQLNGLNGHAVLDHSTPVKPATTREPYPYDTAAEPGNPTVMPTEILSQFHFAFLIRDPHHSVPSYFRCTIPPLDQVTGFHNYDPSEAGYDELRRTFDYLRSVRLVGPHIATQERDADDIDNKLRPVTNGLNGYESGAEICVVDADDMLQKPAAMIEAFCRSVGIEYTPDMLCWDTDEDHQVAREKFEKWRGFHNDAIESKGLVARKHPHAVKTEEEWDAEWRKKYGPEAADLIRQTVDANMADYLYLKQFAMRV